A window of Hevea brasiliensis isolate MT/VB/25A 57/8 chromosome 14, ASM3005281v1, whole genome shotgun sequence contains these coding sequences:
- the LOC110638680 gene encoding uncharacterized protein LOC110638680, translating into MSKFKFSNDPHPFGLQGSDNPSMPLVSASLTGGNYLAWSRSMTIALRVKNKLGFINGSLQAAPNDSPNFEKWLKVDSMAISWILNSILKDMVESFSYADTKKDLWDEFRAEIWGMVFVNIDIDDKLMQFLISLNDSYDHRQKREVPDVFGDLVDHGSAMLAKTQYFKKDATKETDVNKGNFKKKKEDRFCDHCKVSMDTRETCFKLHGYPN; encoded by the exons ATGAGCAAATTCAAGTTTAGTAATGATCCACATCCTTTTGGTTTACAAGGCTCAGATAATCCAAGCATGCCACTAGTTAGTGCTTCCTTGACTGGTGGAAACTATTTAGCCTGGAGTAGATCCATGACAATTGCTCTAAGGGTCAAGAACAAATTAGGTTTTATTAATGGCAGTTTGCAAGCAGCACCTAATGATTCTCCTAATTTTGAGAAGTGGTTAAAGGTAGATAGTATGGCAATTTCCTGGATATTGAATTCTATTTTAAAGGATATGGTAGAGTCTTTTTCGTATGCTGATACTAAAAAGGATTTATGGGATGAATTTAGAGCAGAGATTTGGGGAAT GGTTTTTGTAAACATTGATATTGATGATAAACTAATGCAATTCCTTATTAGCCTAAATGATTCATATGATCAT AGACAAAAAAGGGAAGTGCCTgatgtatttggtgatttggtGGACCATGGTAGTGCAATGCTTGCTAAAACTCAATATTTTAAGAAGGATGCAACTAAGGAGACTGATGTTAACAAAGGCAATtttaagaagaaaaaggaagatagATTTTGTGATCATTGCAAGGTTTCAATGGATACAAGAGAGACATGTTTCAAGTTGCATGGTTATCCAAATTAG
- the LOC110638681 gene encoding probable LRR receptor-like serine/threonine-protein kinase At1g53440, with protein MHDLREKYCKGKSLYSSLFINCGGMETVVEKIQYDGDNATSNFYIDRNAKWAYLCSGDFLSESANSSDYIRNTTFGIFDTEAPLYKNARYCPLSLSYYGFCLTRGNYTVKLHFVENIYANDDDHSSSGERIFDLYIQGERRLKDFNIKEKANGPNKPYTAVMPTFIDDNLLEIHLFWAGKGSLHNTPGLNGPLISAISIIPNFTVDGERFSPPQIAGISLITLDVVLAPLLVLAFMWKMGWLGSKELQEIHIDIQDKSFTLKQIIDGTRNFSPKMEIGRGRYGIVYKAELPDGIKLAVKKISPDINKQVKDELKSEIFSLKSLRHENLVQLFDGYCNRKGLYVLIYEYMQNGSLHQVLFDPNFRTILDWKVRYDICLGIAKGLRYLHEEKRFDIVHGNIKATNIMLDQSYTAKLSDLGIARLCGEEDLFLSIVKARAARVYMAPEYARGEVITVKADVYSFGVVLLEIVSGKISADHTQNREVDFLLDKAWVLHKKNRILNLVDNKLSNYDRKQAFIVLNLAIMCVNQSATLRPTMSEVVGVLSNEITIDQISKANTS; from the exons ATGCATGATTTGAGAGAGAAGTATTGTAAGGGGAAATCCTTAT ACTCTAGCTTGTTCATAAATTGCGGTGGCATGGAAACTGTTGTTGAGAAAATTCAATATGATGGAGATAATGCAACATCAAATTTTTATATAGATCGCAATGCAAAATGGGCTTATCTTTGTTCCGGAGATTTCTTGTCAGAAAGTGCCAATTCAAGTGATTACATAAGAAACACTACGTTCGGGATATTTGATACTGAGGCACCATTGTACAAAAATGCTCGATActgtcctctctctctctcttactaTGGCTTCTGTCTGACGAGAGGCAATTACACTGTGAAACTTCACTTTGTCGAAAATATTTATGCCAATGATGATGACCACAGTAGCTCAGGTGAACGTATTTTCGATTTGTATATTCAG GGGGAAAGAAGACTAAAGGATTTCAACATAAAAGAAAAGGCAAATGGTCCAAATAAACCATACACTGCGGTGATGCCTACTTTTATAGATGACAATCTATTAGAGATCCATTTATTTTGGGCCGGCAAAGGATCTCTACACAACACGCCAGGTCTCAATGGACCCCTTATATCAGCCATCTCTATAATCCCAA ATTTCACAGTCGACGGAGAGAGATTCTCTCCTCCACAGATAGCAGGGATTTCACTCATTACATTAGATGTTGTATTGGCCCCATTGCTTGTTTTGGCTTTCATGTGGAAGATGGGCTGGTTGGGAAGCAAGGAGTTGCAAG aAATTCACATAGACATCCAAGACAAATCTTTCACTCTCAAACAAATAATAGATGGTACTCGAAATTTTAGCCCCAAAATGGAGATTGGCAGAGGGCGTTATGGGATAGTATACAAG GCTGAACTTCCTGATGGGATTAAATTAGCAGTCAAGAAGATTTCTCCTGACATAAATAAGCAAGTAAAAGATGAATTGAAAAGTGAAATTTTCAGCCTGAAATCATTACGGCATGAAAATCTGGTTCAGTTGTTCGATGGCTATTGCAATAGGAAAGGCCTTTATGTGCTAATATACGAGTACATGCAAAACGGTTCCCTTCATCAAGTCTTGTTTG ATCCAAATTTCAGAACCATTCTTGATTGGAAAGTGAGATATGATATATGCTTGGGGATTGCTAAAGGTTTGAGGTATCTGCACGAGGAAAAAAGATTCGATATTGTTCATGGAAATATAAAAGCCACAAATATTATGCTGGACCAATCTTATACGGCTAAGTTATCGGACTTGGGCATAGCAAGGCTTTGTGGCGAGGAAGATCTATTCCTTTCTATCGTCAAAGCAAGAGCAGCAAG AGTATATATGGCACCTGAGTATGCAAGGGGAGAAGTCATAACCGTTAAAGCAGATGTTTACAGTTTTGGAGTTGTTCTACTTGAAATTGTGAGTGGGAAAATCAGTGCAGACCATACGCAGAATCGGGAAGTTGATTTTCTTCTTGACAAG GCTTGGGTTTTGCATAAGAAGAACAGGATTTTGAATTTGGTTGATAACAAGTTATCCAATTATGATAGGAAGCAAGCCTTCATTGTGCTTAACTTAGCAATCATGTGCGTCAATCAGTCTGCTACTCTCAGGCCTACAATGTCTGAAGTTGTGGGTGTACTTTCCAACGAAATAACCATTGATCAGATTTCCAAAGCCAACACTTCTTAA